Proteins from a single region of Orcinus orca chromosome 20, mOrcOrc1.1, whole genome shotgun sequence:
- the IZUMO2 gene encoding izumo sperm-egg fusion protein 2, with amino-acid sequence MPLTLALLLLLDLRARRGWGCLHCDHSVREALSQLRVALIPDRFHQKQLQARARALLLGMEGPFFRVYALNAFVGRMGIEHLDLVASFIKNQTNNLMVNSLRGRS; translated from the exons ATGCCTCTGACCTTAGCCCTTCTGCTGCTCTTGGACCTGAGAGCCCGACGAGGCTGGGGCTGCCTGCATTGTGACCACTCGGTGCGGGAGGCCCTGAGCCAGCTGCGTGTCGCCCTCATCCCCGACCGCTTCCATCAAAAGCAGCTGCAGGCCCGCGCTCGGGCCCTGCTGCTGGGCATGGAGGGGCCTTTCTTCCGGGTCTACGCGCTGAACGCCTTTGTGGGGAGAATGG GGATAGAGCATCTGGACCTTGTGGCATCCTTTATCAAGAATCAAACAAACAACTTAATGGTTAATTCTCTTAGAGGTAGGAGCTAA